The Lactuca sativa cultivar Salinas chromosome 2, Lsat_Salinas_v11, whole genome shotgun sequence genome includes a window with the following:
- the LOC111888901 gene encoding homeobox-leucine zipper protein ATHB-12 — translation MILKHVRMLGGASGSETNIDHEVFKPTAGAQIRKKSKSKNIINNSSRRFSDEQIKSLESLFKMENKLEPRKKLEMARELGLHPRQVAIWFQNRRARWKSKQVEQDYTSLKADYDALSHRFESLKKEKHALLEQLRDLCTRLKEPHEGSSSKDLDSGSENGDTNLELNNGNYSSGFSGALDMAIYSDEDDPRRKPNIIISSRKEESENVNVNQLISRHDDDDDDDADADDNEKASNYDLGSLFDQSCSNWWDVWSSNS, via the exons ATGATTTTAAAGCATGTGAGAATGTTAGGAGGTGCTTCAGGTTCAGAAACCAATATTGATCATGAAGTTTTCAAACCTACAGCTGGTGCTCAAATTAGGAAGAAGAGCAAAAGCAAGAACATAATTAATAACAGCAGCAGGAGGTTTAGTGATGAGCAGATAAAATCACTGGAGTCTCTGTTCAAGATGGAGAACAAGCTGGAACCAAGAAAGAAGCTAGAGATGGCTAGAGAACTGGGGCTGCACCCACGTCAGGTGGCTATATGGTTTCAAAACAGAAGGGCTCGTTGGAAGTCAAAGCAGGTAGAGCAAGACTACACATCGCTCAAGGCTGATTATGATGCTTTATCTCATCGGTTCGAGTCTTTAAAGAAAGAAAAACATGCGTTGCTGGAACAG TTAAGAGACCTATGCACTCGGTTAAAAGAGCCTCATGAAGGAAGCAGCAGCAAAGATTTGGACAGTGGATCTGAAAATGGAGATACAAATTTGGAGTTGAATAATGGTAATTACTCAAGCGGTTTTAGCGGAGCATTGGACATGGCGATATACTCAGACGAAGATGATCCTCGCAGAAAACCCAATATCATCATCAGTAGCCGGAAAGAAGAATCAGAAAACGTAAACGTAAATCAATTGATCTCAcgtcatgatgatgatgatgatgatgatgctgatgctgatgatAATGAAAAAGCTAGCAACTATGATCTCGGTAGCCTTTTCGATCAGTCATGTTCCAACTGGTGGGACGTTTGGTCATCAAATTCATAA